A genomic window from Bombus pyrosoma isolate SC7728 linkage group LG8, ASM1482585v1, whole genome shotgun sequence includes:
- the LOC122569942 gene encoding vicilin-like seed storage protein At2g18540 yields MATVRGRPRNTGKAGDKEESKNTLERYSWTEKEITTRGEGREGMTERVEKMERGLEAMVKEIKGMFETQLEELMRAMKEEIKREMKEERGRRERKMKEEREKRERERARKRERAREREERDREKEQWERERKELVNRIRRIEEEREREEREKRRNNIVIKGVDWKEGNKEEAVKEFVRDKMGIETEVEKAHTIRVGERTTIMVATMKSREEKIRIMKGKSRLVKGVYIDDDLTRKEREIQQQIRKEARTRREKGEHVRTGYMKLEMGNRWYRWNEKEERLMEERKRGEEK; encoded by the coding sequence ATGGCGACAGTCAGAGGAAGGCCAAGGAATACGGGCAAGGCAGGAGACAAAGAAGAGTCCAAAAACACACTAGAAAGGTACAGTTGGACGGAAAAAGAGATAACAACCAGAGGGGAAGGAAGGGAGGGAATGACGGAAAGAgtggagaaaatggaaagaggaTTAGAAGCTatggtaaaagaaataaaaggaatgtTCGAAACACAGCTGGAGGAGTTAATGAGGGCAATGAAAGAGGAGATAAAAAgggaaatgaaagaggaaagaggaagaagagagaggaaaatgaaagaggaaagagaaaaaagagagagggagagagcaagaaagagggagagagcaagagagagagaagagagagacagagaaaaagaacagtgggaaagagaaaggaaggaattaGTAAACAGGATCAGAAGAATCGAGGAGGAGCgggaaagagaggagagggagaaaaggagaaataacATAGTGATTAAGGGGGTGGACTGGAAGgaaggaaacaaagaagaagccGTAAAGGAGTTCGTAAGGGATAAAATGGGAATAGAGACAGAGGTAGAAAAGGCACACACGATAAGAGTGGGAGAAAGGACGACGATAATGGTAGCGACGATGAAGTCAAGAGAGGAGAAGATAAGaataatgaaaggaaaaagcagACTGGTAAAAGGAGTATATATAGATGACGACCTCACgaggaaagagagggaaataCAGCAGCAGATAAGAAAGGAGGCAAGAACAAGAAGGGAAAAGGGGGAACACGTAAGGACAGGCTACATGAAACTTGAGATGGGAAACAGATGGTACAGATGgaatgaaaaggaagagagactgatggaggaaagaaagagaggggaagaaaagtga